A DNA window from Alligator mississippiensis isolate rAllMis1 chromosome 11, rAllMis1, whole genome shotgun sequence contains the following coding sequences:
- the LOC132244100 gene encoding E3 ubiquitin-protein ligase TRIM15-like isoform X3 yields MSLTVCTSHCLQCYLVAPPLDRLHFSMCSSCWAGAGSTIQLETGCLLLQLCSAHTIRCCVQAREQIQTQLQLLRGERERLEALRGSESQKHQEYQQKAAAERQKVVAAFERLRRFLEEQERLVLAELGEVESSIEKSQGETVTQLSEEISHLTNLIRELEGKCQQAASDLLQDMRSTLSRCRKEQFQLPEGICPELETRLSILSGQTLALQETLRKFQEILPSTLEKGKRVPEGSYTKATVTLDPDTANPWLVLSADRRRVICANTWQPVPDNPERFDVILCVLGREGFTSGRHCWEVEVWQRDWAVGVARESVRRKGGIRFSPEDRIWAVQRCGDQVEALTAPARTPLSLRRAPRRVRVCLDCAGGQVLFLDADTEAPIFTFPPASFAGDRIRPWFSLWATGREPELRLCH; encoded by the exons ATGTCCCTGACAGTCTGCACTTCCCACTGCTTGCAGTGTTACCTTGTGGCACCTCCCTTGGACCGGCTCCATTTTTCTATGTGCTcttcctgctgggcaggagctggctccACAATCCAGCTGGAAACGGGCTGTTTGCTGCTCCAGCTATGTTCAGCGCACACTATTCGGTGCTGCGTCCAGGCAAGG GAACAAATTCAGACTCAGCTGCAGCTGctaaggggggagagggagaggcttGAAGCACTGCGAGGGAGTGAAAGCCAGAAACACCAGGAATAccag CAAAAGGCAGCAGCCGAGAGGCAGAAGGTTGTGGCTGCGTTTGAGCGACTGCGCCGGTTTCTGGAGGAACAAGAGCGACTCGTGCTGGCCGAGCTGGGAGAGGTGGAGAGCAGCATTGAGAAGAGTCAGGGGGAGACTGTCACCCAACTCTCCGAGGAGATTTCCCATCTCACCAacctgatcagggagctggaggggaagTGCCAGCAGGCTGCCAGTGACCTCCTGCAG GACATGAGGAGCACTCTGAGCAG GTGCAGGAAGGAGCAGTTCCAGCTGCCAGAGGGGATTTGCCCAGAGCTGGAAACGAGACTCAGCATCTTGTCTGGACAAACGCTAGCTCTACAGGAGACTTTGCGGAAGTTTCAAG agaTTCTGCCGTCCACCTTGGAGAAGGGCAAAAGGGTACCAGAGGGATCATACACAAAGG CGACGGTGACTCTGGATCCAGACACGGCAAATCCCTGGCTCGTCCTGTCTGCGGATCGGAGAAGAGTGATATGTGCAAACACATGGCAGCCTGTGCCCGACAATCCTGAGAGATTTGATGTGATCCTGTGTGTGCTGGGCCGGGAGGGATTCACCTCCGGGAGAcactgctgggaggtggaggtgtggCAGAGGGACTGGGCCGTGGGGGTCGCCAGAGAGTctgtgaggaggaagggagggatcaGATTTAGCCCCGAAGACAGGATCTGGGCGGTGCAGCGCTGTGGGGATCAGGTTGAGGCTCTCACGGCCCCTGCTCGCACCCCCCTGTCCCTGCGCCGGGCGCCCAGGAGGGTGCGGGTCTGTCTGGACTGTGCGGGGGGGCAGGTGTTGTTTCTCGATGCTGACACCGAGGCCCCGATCTTCACCTTCCCGCCGGCCTCCTTCGCTGGGGACAGAATCCGGCCCTGGTTCTCGCTCTGGGCGACGGGGCGTGAGCCCGAGCTGAGACTGTGCCATTGA
- the LOC132244100 gene encoding E3 ubiquitin-protein ligase TRIM15-like isoform X2, translated as MSLTVCTSHCLQCYLVAPPLDRLHFSMCSSCWAGAGSTIQLETGCLLLQLCSAHTIRCCVQARVRCTGSCWSSEQIQTQLQLLRGERERLEALRGSESQKHQEYQQKAAAERQKVVAAFERLRRFLEEQERLVLAELGEVESSIEKSQGETVTQLSEEISHLTNLIRELEGKCQQAASDLLQDMRSTLSRCRKEQFQLPEGICPELETRLSILSGQTLALQETLRKFQEILPSTLEKGKRVPEGSYTKATVTLDPDTANPWLVLSADRRRVICANTWQPVPDNPERFDVILCVLGREGFTSGRHCWEVEVWQRDWAVGVARESVRRKGGIRFSPEDRIWAVQRCGDQVEALTAPARTPLSLRRAPRRVRVCLDCAGGQVLFLDADTEAPIFTFPPASFAGDRIRPWFSLWATGREPELRLCH; from the exons ATGTCCCTGACAGTCTGCACTTCCCACTGCTTGCAGTGTTACCTTGTGGCACCTCCCTTGGACCGGCTCCATTTTTCTATGTGCTcttcctgctgggcaggagctggctccACAATCCAGCTGGAAACGGGCTGTTTGCTGCTCCAGCTATGTTCAGCGCACACTATTCGGTGCTGCGTCCAGGCAAGGGTGCGCTGTACCGGGAGCTGCTGGTCCAGC GAACAAATTCAGACTCAGCTGCAGCTGctaaggggggagagggagaggcttGAAGCACTGCGAGGGAGTGAAAGCCAGAAACACCAGGAATAccag CAAAAGGCAGCAGCCGAGAGGCAGAAGGTTGTGGCTGCGTTTGAGCGACTGCGCCGGTTTCTGGAGGAACAAGAGCGACTCGTGCTGGCCGAGCTGGGAGAGGTGGAGAGCAGCATTGAGAAGAGTCAGGGGGAGACTGTCACCCAACTCTCCGAGGAGATTTCCCATCTCACCAacctgatcagggagctggaggggaagTGCCAGCAGGCTGCCAGTGACCTCCTGCAG GACATGAGGAGCACTCTGAGCAG GTGCAGGAAGGAGCAGTTCCAGCTGCCAGAGGGGATTTGCCCAGAGCTGGAAACGAGACTCAGCATCTTGTCTGGACAAACGCTAGCTCTACAGGAGACTTTGCGGAAGTTTCAAG agaTTCTGCCGTCCACCTTGGAGAAGGGCAAAAGGGTACCAGAGGGATCATACACAAAGG CGACGGTGACTCTGGATCCAGACACGGCAAATCCCTGGCTCGTCCTGTCTGCGGATCGGAGAAGAGTGATATGTGCAAACACATGGCAGCCTGTGCCCGACAATCCTGAGAGATTTGATGTGATCCTGTGTGTGCTGGGCCGGGAGGGATTCACCTCCGGGAGAcactgctgggaggtggaggtgtggCAGAGGGACTGGGCCGTGGGGGTCGCCAGAGAGTctgtgaggaggaagggagggatcaGATTTAGCCCCGAAGACAGGATCTGGGCGGTGCAGCGCTGTGGGGATCAGGTTGAGGCTCTCACGGCCCCTGCTCGCACCCCCCTGTCCCTGCGCCGGGCGCCCAGGAGGGTGCGGGTCTGTCTGGACTGTGCGGGGGGGCAGGTGTTGTTTCTCGATGCTGACACCGAGGCCCCGATCTTCACCTTCCCGCCGGCCTCCTTCGCTGGGGACAGAATCCGGCCCTGGTTCTCGCTCTGGGCGACGGGGCGTGAGCCCGAGCTGAGACTGTGCCATTGA
- the LOC132244100 gene encoding E3 ubiquitin-protein ligase TRIM15-like isoform X4, which translates to MSLTVCTSHCLQCYLVAPPLDRLHFSMCSSCWAGAGSTIQLETGCLLLQLCSAHTIRCCVQEQIQTQLQLLRGERERLEALRGSESQKHQEYQQKAAAERQKVVAAFERLRRFLEEQERLVLAELGEVESSIEKSQGETVTQLSEEISHLTNLIRELEGKCQQAASDLLQDMRSTLSRCRKEQFQLPEGICPELETRLSILSGQTLALQETLRKFQEILPSTLEKGKRVPEGSYTKATVTLDPDTANPWLVLSADRRRVICANTWQPVPDNPERFDVILCVLGREGFTSGRHCWEVEVWQRDWAVGVARESVRRKGGIRFSPEDRIWAVQRCGDQVEALTAPARTPLSLRRAPRRVRVCLDCAGGQVLFLDADTEAPIFTFPPASFAGDRIRPWFSLWATGREPELRLCH; encoded by the exons ATGTCCCTGACAGTCTGCACTTCCCACTGCTTGCAGTGTTACCTTGTGGCACCTCCCTTGGACCGGCTCCATTTTTCTATGTGCTcttcctgctgggcaggagctggctccACAATCCAGCTGGAAACGGGCTGTTTGCTGCTCCAGCTATGTTCAGCGCACACTATTCGGTGCTGCGTCCAG GAACAAATTCAGACTCAGCTGCAGCTGctaaggggggagagggagaggcttGAAGCACTGCGAGGGAGTGAAAGCCAGAAACACCAGGAATAccag CAAAAGGCAGCAGCCGAGAGGCAGAAGGTTGTGGCTGCGTTTGAGCGACTGCGCCGGTTTCTGGAGGAACAAGAGCGACTCGTGCTGGCCGAGCTGGGAGAGGTGGAGAGCAGCATTGAGAAGAGTCAGGGGGAGACTGTCACCCAACTCTCCGAGGAGATTTCCCATCTCACCAacctgatcagggagctggaggggaagTGCCAGCAGGCTGCCAGTGACCTCCTGCAG GACATGAGGAGCACTCTGAGCAG GTGCAGGAAGGAGCAGTTCCAGCTGCCAGAGGGGATTTGCCCAGAGCTGGAAACGAGACTCAGCATCTTGTCTGGACAAACGCTAGCTCTACAGGAGACTTTGCGGAAGTTTCAAG agaTTCTGCCGTCCACCTTGGAGAAGGGCAAAAGGGTACCAGAGGGATCATACACAAAGG CGACGGTGACTCTGGATCCAGACACGGCAAATCCCTGGCTCGTCCTGTCTGCGGATCGGAGAAGAGTGATATGTGCAAACACATGGCAGCCTGTGCCCGACAATCCTGAGAGATTTGATGTGATCCTGTGTGTGCTGGGCCGGGAGGGATTCACCTCCGGGAGAcactgctgggaggtggaggtgtggCAGAGGGACTGGGCCGTGGGGGTCGCCAGAGAGTctgtgaggaggaagggagggatcaGATTTAGCCCCGAAGACAGGATCTGGGCGGTGCAGCGCTGTGGGGATCAGGTTGAGGCTCTCACGGCCCCTGCTCGCACCCCCCTGTCCCTGCGCCGGGCGCCCAGGAGGGTGCGGGTCTGTCTGGACTGTGCGGGGGGGCAGGTGTTGTTTCTCGATGCTGACACCGAGGCCCCGATCTTCACCTTCCCGCCGGCCTCCTTCGCTGGGGACAGAATCCGGCCCTGGTTCTCGCTCTGGGCGACGGGGCGTGAGCCCGAGCTGAGACTGTGCCATTGA